The DNA region GCTTCGCGGGAATTTCGCTGACGAGGCGCACGGGCGGCAGCGCGACGCCCGCGGCGCGATATGCGCGATTCAACGGATCGACCGCGCCGTGACAGAAGATCGGCCCGATGCCCGCATCGATCCCCGCGAGAATGTGTTGCGCCTTGCCGAACGAATAGCAGAACAGCACGGAGGCGCGACCCGTGGCCGCGTTGTGGCGCCACCAGCTGTCGATGCCGTCGAACACCGTTTGCGGCGCGTCCCAGCGATAGATGGGCAGACCGAAGGTGGACTCGGTGATGAACGTATCGCAGCGCACGGGCTCGAACGGCGCGCAAGTGGGATCGGCGTCGAGCTTGTAGTCGCCGGATGCGACCCACACTTCGCCGCGATATTCGACGCGCACCTGCGCCGAGCCCAGCACATGCCCCGCCGGATGCAGCGACACGGCGACGCCATTGATCGTGATGCGCTCGCCATATGAGAGCGTCTGCAACGCGATGCCCGGCAGCCGCGATTGCAGCACGAGGGCGCCGGGTTCAGCGGCGAGATAGCGGCGATGCCCAAAGCGTGCGTGATCGGCATGGGCATGCGTGATGACCGCGCGCTCGACAGGCCGCCACGGATCGATATGGAAGTCGCCTGGCGGGCAGTACAGGCCTTCGGGACGCGCGACGATCAGGTCTGTCTGTTGGCTCAAGGCTTGTCTCCGCAAAGGAACAGGCGGTGTCGGCAGGCGTGCGCCCGTGCATCAATGGACTCGCGCGACGCGGCGGAAGTTCATCGCGCGCGTCGACGCAAGCGGGCGCGGCAAACGGCAAACGCGAAGCGCCCCGGCGTCGGGACGACGCCGGGGCGCGTGACAGCCGCCGTTTCCTATGACCCGAAGGGCATTACTGTCCGCCCTGGTTCGTGCCGTTCGTGCCCGGCTGCGTCGTGCCGTTCTGCTGCATGGTGCCTCGTTGCTGCATGGTGCCGTTGTGCGAACGGTTCATGCCTGCGCTGTTCGGCGTCGAACCCGTGCCTGTGCCCGTGCCGCCGCCTGTCGCAGTCGTGCCCGGCGTGCCGTAGCCGCTGTCGTTGGTGCTGCCGCGCTGCATGCGGTTCACGCCCGCGCCGGGCGTTGCCACGCCGCCTGCGCCGCCCGCGTTGCCGCCGCCCGCGCCCACACCGTTGCCGGACGAACCGCCGCCCGCGCCGTTACCGCCGCCAGCAGCGCCGCCGCCTGCTCCTTGCGCATAGACACCGCCAG from Paraburkholderia caribensis includes:
- a CDS encoding ligase-associated DNA damage response exonuclease codes for the protein MSQQTDLIVARPEGLYCPPGDFHIDPWRPVERAVITHAHADHARFGHRRYLAAEPGALVLQSRLPGIALQTLSYGERITINGVAVSLHPAGHVLGSAQVRVEYRGEVWVASGDYKLDADPTCAPFEPVRCDTFITESTFGLPIYRWDAPQTVFDGIDSWWRHNAATGRASVLFCYSFGKAQHILAGIDAGIGPIFCHGAVDPLNRAYRAAGVALPPVRLVSEIPAKQKEAFRQALVIAPPSAQGSAWLRRFGEYSDAFASGWMRLRGTRRRRGVDRGFVLSDHADWPGLQTAIAATGAQRVIVTHGQVEPMVRWLREQGLEAGAFATEYGDDAIEADAAAASEGEPAMSAGVSTPDVSTPETS